A genomic window from Streptomyces sp. NBC_01429 includes:
- the solA gene encoding N-methyl-L-tryptophan oxidase, which produces MAPTYDVIVLGLGGMGSAAAYHLAARGARVLGLERFGPAHGRGSSHGGSRITRQSYFEDPAYVPLLLRSYELYERLERDTGREVATLCGGVMVGRPESLTVSGSLRSALRWDLPHEMLDAGEIRRRFPTLTPEDDEVALFEARAGLVRPETTVTAHVELAARAGAELRFHEPVTGWTELPGGAGVRVRTAAGSYTAGQLVICPGAWAPGLLTDLGVPFTIERQVMYWFRPEGGTAPFLPERHPIYIWEDADGVQVYGFPAIDGPGGGAKVAFFRKGTVCTPETIDRTVSRAETGAMAAHVRRHIPSLPGAFLHAATCMYSNTPDEHFVITRHPAHPESVVVACGFSGHGFKFVPVVGEITADLALTGSTRHPIELFDPRRFSAAAA; this is translated from the coding sequence ATGGCACCGACGTACGACGTGATCGTTCTCGGACTGGGCGGCATGGGCTCGGCCGCCGCCTACCATCTGGCGGCGCGCGGCGCCCGGGTGCTGGGTCTGGAGCGGTTCGGCCCGGCGCACGGGCGTGGTTCCAGCCACGGCGGTTCCCGGATCACCCGGCAGTCCTACTTCGAGGACCCGGCCTACGTACCTCTGCTGCTGCGCAGTTACGAGCTGTACGAGCGGCTGGAGCGGGACACCGGCCGCGAGGTGGCGACGCTGTGCGGCGGTGTGATGGTGGGGCGCCCGGAGAGCCTGACGGTGTCGGGCTCGCTGCGCTCGGCGCTGCGCTGGGACCTGCCGCACGAGATGCTCGACGCCGGGGAGATCAGACGGCGCTTCCCCACGCTGACGCCGGAGGACGACGAGGTCGCCCTGTTCGAGGCACGCGCGGGGCTGGTCCGCCCGGAGACCACGGTCACCGCGCATGTCGAGCTGGCGGCGCGGGCGGGGGCCGAACTGCGGTTCCACGAGCCGGTGACCGGCTGGACGGAGCTGCCGGGCGGCGCGGGCGTCCGGGTCAGGACCGCCGCGGGCTCGTACACCGCCGGGCAGTTGGTGATCTGCCCGGGGGCGTGGGCACCCGGGCTGCTCACCGACCTGGGGGTGCCGTTCACCATCGAACGGCAGGTCATGTACTGGTTCCGGCCGGAGGGCGGCACGGCGCCGTTCCTCCCCGAGCGTCACCCGATCTACATCTGGGAGGACGCCGACGGCGTGCAGGTGTACGGCTTCCCCGCCATCGACGGACCGGGCGGCGGCGCCAAGGTCGCCTTCTTCCGCAAGGGCACGGTGTGCACGCCGGAGACGATCGACCGGACGGTGTCCCGGGCGGAGACCGGGGCGATGGCCGCGCACGTCCGGCGGCACATCCCGTCGCTGCCCGGCGCGTTCCTGCACGCCGCGACGTGCATGTACTCCAACACCCCCGACGAGCACTTCGTCATCACCCGGCATCCGGCCCACCCGGAGTCCGTGGTGGTGGCCTGCGGGTTCTCCGGGCACGGCTTCAAGTTCGTCCCGGTGGTGGGAGAGATCACCGCCGATCTCGCGCTCACCGGCTCCACCCGGCACCCCATCGAACTGTTCGATCCGCGCCGGTTCTCCGCCGCGGCAGCCTGA
- a CDS encoding GcvT family protein, translating into MSSTSTTAAGTSATAACTSTATGTSATTASPPGTAARVVVIGAGIVGCCLAEELTARGWSEVTVLDQGPLPAPGGSTSHAPGLLFRTNPSRTMTGFAAYTAERFHRLVEDGLPCFDPVGGLEIATTAERWADLHRKAGWAASWGVAGELITPRRCAELWPLLDPDRLLGGFHTPDDGLVRAVPACRALIRQAEERGARFLERHTVTGIDRADGRVTGVVTDRGTFPADIVISAAGLWGPVIGQLAGVPVPLLPLAHQYAKSAPLPGRGAPDGEHARSGRPILRFQDADLYFREHDDRIGIGSYDHRPLPVDPFTLPAYDAAAVMPSSLPFTPGDFTRAWEESGRLLPALAGSSVEEGFNGVFSFTADGMPVLGESRELRGFWLAEAVWITHSAGVAKAVAQWLTDGRPSVDVHACDLRRFEDVQLSPAYVAERGARQFDEVYDIVHPLQPAELARSLRVPPFHGRQRELGAVLLESAGWERPQWYEANAPLAGSLELPPRDAWSARFWSPVVAAEARATRERVALYDMTPLRRLEVTGPGALAFLQRMTTNQLAKRPGAVTYTLLLDEAGGIRSDLTVARLGERRFQVGANSARDLDWLLRHAPADVRVRDITSGTCCVGVWGPLARELVQPLTGDDFSHKGFGYFRCRETYIGHVPVTAMRLSYVGELGWELYTSADLGLRLWDTLWAAGRGLGVIAAGRGAFDSLRLEKGYRAWGQDMTSEHNPYEAGLGFAVRPDKGEFTGRAALAGLSEETVTRRLTCLTLDDPAAVVLGKEPVYVDGAPVGYVTSAGYGYSIGRTVAYAWLPAADSVPGTAVSVEYFGEKVPATVAREPLFDPEMARIRR; encoded by the coding sequence ATGTCCAGCACGTCCACCACCGCCGCGGGTACGTCCGCCACCGCCGCGTGCACGTCCACCGCCACGGGTACGTCCGCCACCACGGCGAGCCCGCCCGGCACCGCGGCGCGCGTCGTCGTCATCGGAGCCGGCATCGTCGGCTGCTGCCTCGCCGAGGAACTCACCGCCCGTGGCTGGTCCGAGGTGACCGTCCTCGACCAGGGACCGCTGCCCGCCCCCGGCGGTTCCACCTCGCACGCCCCCGGCCTGCTCTTCCGGACCAATCCGTCCAGGACGATGACCGGGTTCGCCGCGTACACGGCGGAACGGTTCCACCGGCTCGTCGAGGACGGTCTGCCCTGCTTCGACCCGGTGGGCGGTCTGGAGATCGCCACCACTGCCGAGCGCTGGGCCGATCTGCACCGGAAGGCCGGCTGGGCCGCCTCCTGGGGCGTGGCGGGCGAGCTGATCACTCCGCGCCGGTGTGCCGAGCTGTGGCCGCTGCTCGATCCCGACCGGCTCCTCGGTGGCTTCCACACCCCGGACGACGGCCTGGTGCGCGCCGTACCCGCCTGTCGCGCGCTGATCCGCCAGGCGGAGGAACGCGGCGCGCGCTTCCTGGAGCGGCACACGGTCACCGGCATCGACCGGGCGGACGGCCGGGTCACCGGTGTGGTGACCGACCGGGGGACCTTCCCCGCCGACATCGTGATCTCGGCGGCCGGTCTCTGGGGGCCGGTGATCGGGCAACTGGCCGGTGTGCCCGTGCCGTTGCTTCCGCTGGCCCACCAGTACGCGAAGAGCGCGCCGCTGCCCGGACGCGGTGCGCCCGACGGGGAACACGCGCGGAGCGGACGGCCGATCCTGCGGTTCCAGGACGCCGATCTGTACTTCCGCGAGCACGACGACCGGATCGGCATCGGCTCGTACGACCACCGGCCGCTGCCCGTCGACCCGTTCACCCTGCCCGCGTACGACGCGGCCGCGGTGATGCCGTCCTCGCTGCCCTTCACACCGGGCGACTTCACCCGGGCCTGGGAGGAGTCGGGACGGCTGCTGCCGGCCCTCGCCGGCAGCAGCGTCGAGGAGGGCTTCAACGGGGTCTTCTCCTTCACCGCCGACGGGATGCCGGTCCTCGGCGAATCGCGTGAACTGCGCGGGTTCTGGCTGGCCGAGGCCGTGTGGATCACTCACTCGGCCGGGGTCGCGAAGGCCGTCGCGCAGTGGCTGACCGACGGCCGGCCCTCGGTCGACGTCCACGCGTGCGATCTGCGGCGCTTCGAGGACGTCCAGCTCTCGCCCGCGTACGTCGCGGAGCGCGGCGCGCGGCAGTTCGACGAGGTGTACGACATCGTCCACCCGCTCCAGCCCGCCGAGTTGGCCCGGTCGCTGCGCGTCCCGCCCTTCCACGGACGGCAGCGGGAGCTGGGCGCGGTCCTTCTGGAGAGCGCGGGGTGGGAGCGTCCGCAGTGGTACGAGGCGAACGCCCCGCTCGCCGGATCGCTCGAACTCCCGCCGCGTGACGCCTGGTCGGCCCGGTTCTGGTCGCCGGTCGTGGCGGCCGAGGCGCGGGCCACCCGCGAGCGGGTCGCGCTGTACGACATGACGCCGCTGCGGCGACTGGAGGTCACGGGCCCCGGAGCGCTCGCGTTCCTCCAGCGGATGACCACCAACCAGCTGGCGAAGAGGCCCGGGGCCGTCACGTACACCCTGCTGCTGGACGAGGCGGGCGGGATCCGCAGCGATCTGACCGTCGCGCGGCTCGGCGAGCGGCGGTTCCAGGTCGGTGCCAACAGCGCCCGGGACCTGGACTGGCTGCTGCGACACGCCCCGGCGGACGTGCGGGTCCGGGACATCACGTCGGGCACCTGCTGCGTCGGTGTCTGGGGGCCGCTCGCCCGCGAGCTGGTGCAGCCGCTGACCGGCGACGACTTCTCCCACAAGGGCTTCGGCTACTTCCGGTGCCGCGAGACGTACATCGGCCATGTGCCGGTGACCGCGATGCGGCTGAGCTACGTCGGTGAGCTGGGCTGGGAGCTGTACACGAGCGCCGATCTCGGGCTGCGGCTGTGGGACACCCTGTGGGCGGCGGGCCGGGGGCTCGGTGTGATCGCCGCCGGACGCGGCGCCTTCGACAGCCTCCGGCTGGAGAAGGGCTACCGCGCCTGGGGACAGGACATGACGAGCGAGCACAACCCGTACGAGGCGGGTCTCGGCTTCGCGGTCCGCCCGGACAAGGGCGAGTTCACCGGCCGCGCCGCGCTCGCCGGGCTGTCGGAGGAGACCGTCACCCGCCGGCTGACGTGTCTGACCCTGGACGACCCGGCGGCGGTGGTGCTCGGGAAGGAGCCGGTGTACGTGGACGGGGCGCCCGTCGGCTACGTCACCAGCGCCGGCTACGGCTACTCGATCGGCCGGACCGTCGCCTACGCCTGGCTGCCGGCCGCCGACTCCGTACCGGGGACGGCCGTGTCCGTCGAGTACTTCGGGGAGAAGGTTCCGGCGACCGTCGCGCGCGAGCCGCTGTTCGACCCGGAGATGGCCCGTATCCGCCGCTGA
- a CDS encoding IclR family transcriptional regulator — MVNTTEETNEAKRSTAGSVQSVDRAVSVLEILAARGEAGVTAIADELGVHRSTAFRLLGVLESRGLVGQEKDRGKYYLAAGVLRLAGAAALRLDISQEGVAVLRALAEDTGETANIAILDKDAAVNIMQARGSAAVTAHNWLGRRFALHATATGKVLLANLPEGRREEILARGPERFTERTITGRTALRAELATVAEQGHARTVEELESGLNAVGAEVRRFDGSVVGAIGVSGPAYRMTEESLSGAARKVVEAAQELSRRMGHGG, encoded by the coding sequence ATGGTGAACACAACTGAAGAGACGAACGAGGCGAAGCGGAGCACGGCCGGATCCGTTCAGTCCGTCGACCGGGCGGTGAGCGTACTGGAGATCCTCGCCGCGCGGGGCGAGGCCGGAGTCACCGCCATAGCCGACGAGTTGGGTGTGCACAGATCCACCGCGTTCCGGCTGCTCGGGGTGTTGGAGAGCCGTGGTCTCGTCGGCCAGGAGAAGGACCGGGGGAAGTACTACCTGGCCGCCGGGGTACTGCGGCTGGCCGGCGCCGCCGCGCTGCGGCTGGACATCTCGCAGGAGGGCGTCGCCGTGCTGCGGGCGCTGGCCGAGGACACCGGGGAGACGGCGAACATCGCGATTCTGGACAAGGACGCGGCCGTCAACATCATGCAGGCGCGCGGATCCGCCGCCGTCACCGCGCACAACTGGCTGGGACGGCGGTTCGCGCTGCACGCGACGGCCACCGGGAAGGTACTTCTGGCCAACCTCCCCGAGGGGCGGCGCGAGGAGATCCTGGCGCGCGGGCCGGAGCGTTTCACCGAGCGGACGATCACCGGCCGGACCGCTCTGCGGGCCGAGTTGGCGACCGTGGCGGAGCAGGGGCACGCCCGTACCGTGGAGGAGCTGGAGAGCGGGCTGAACGCCGTCGGGGCCGAGGTCAGGAGGTTCGACGGCTCGGTCGTCGGAGCGATCGGGGTGTCCGGTCCGGCGTACCGGATGACCGAGGAATCGCTGTCCGGGGCGGCGCGCAAGGTGGTGGAGGCGGCCCAGGAGCTGTCCCGGCGCATGGGGCACGGCGGCTGA
- a CDS encoding bifunctional 3-phenylpropionate/cinnamic acid dioxygenase ferredoxin subunit: protein MFPVCRLEDLPEGEAVRIDTEPPIAVINADGELYAIDDTCTHQDASLSEGWIENCQVECPLHGAAFDLRTGRATCPPAHVPVRTHRVEVVDGVIHVLTGAPAPAVAGAVGAAGVAALGEGGIG from the coding sequence GTGTTTCCCGTCTGCCGTCTTGAGGACCTGCCCGAGGGCGAGGCCGTCCGTATCGATACGGAACCGCCGATCGCCGTGATCAACGCCGATGGCGAGCTGTACGCGATCGACGACACCTGCACACACCAGGACGCCTCGCTCTCCGAGGGCTGGATCGAGAACTGCCAGGTCGAATGCCCCCTGCACGGGGCGGCGTTCGACCTGCGCACCGGACGCGCCACGTGCCCGCCCGCCCACGTGCCCGTCCGCACCCACCGGGTCGAAGTCGTCGACGGCGTCATCCACGTCCTGACCGGCGCTCCGGCGCCCGCCGTGGCCGGTGCGGTGGGCGCGGCCGGTGTGGCGGCGTTGGGGGAGGGCGGCATCGGGTGA
- a CDS encoding LacI family DNA-binding transcriptional regulator, with amino-acid sequence MEEPRKRARPGRTPAPPGRRTSRPRQAEVARLAGVSQATVSLVLGGKKQGAAISAETRQKVLDAANSLGYVPDPAARRLAAARNDLLGVFSFTATFPTDVQHSYYPFLIGVEREAAARGYDLVLFTGSSSGGAAAAGPDALSRVRLADGCLFLGRHAPTEELRRLVGDGFPAVHVGRRDELEGLAWVGADYVSASHEVVTRLAALGHRRVVLVREDDDAPASTDREYGFLKGLEDAGLPAGPDAVFRTADPARTLTPERLRQWLDEGVTAFVAEETDTGSPWRALRAAIREAGLDCPGELSLALLGSPPADLAAEAVPTGFDIPRPQLGAAAVRLLAALVAGEEADEPLVTCPFRTGATAGAPPRRP; translated from the coding sequence GTGGAGGAACCACGCAAGCGAGCCAGGCCAGGACGCACCCCCGCGCCCCCGGGCCGCCGCACCTCACGGCCGCGCCAGGCCGAGGTGGCGCGGCTGGCCGGGGTCTCGCAGGCCACGGTCTCGCTCGTGCTCGGCGGCAAGAAGCAGGGCGCCGCCATCTCGGCGGAGACGCGGCAGAAGGTGCTCGACGCGGCCAACAGCCTCGGTTACGTGCCCGACCCGGCGGCCCGCAGACTCGCCGCCGCGCGCAACGACCTGCTCGGCGTCTTCAGCTTCACCGCGACCTTCCCCACGGACGTGCAGCACTCGTACTACCCCTTCCTGATCGGCGTGGAGCGGGAGGCCGCCGCACGCGGCTACGACCTCGTCCTGTTCACCGGGTCCAGCTCCGGCGGCGCGGCTGCCGCAGGACCGGACGCGCTCAGCCGGGTCAGGCTCGCCGACGGCTGTCTCTTCCTGGGCCGTCACGCGCCCACCGAGGAGCTGCGGCGCCTGGTGGGGGATGGTTTTCCCGCCGTCCACGTGGGCCGCAGGGACGAACTGGAGGGCCTGGCCTGGGTCGGCGCCGACTACGTGAGCGCGAGCCACGAGGTCGTCACCCGGCTCGCCGCGCTCGGCCACCGGCGCGTCGTGCTGGTCCGCGAGGACGACGACGCGCCCGCCTCCACCGACCGTGAGTACGGCTTCCTCAAGGGTCTGGAGGACGCCGGACTGCCCGCAGGTCCCGACGCGGTCTTCCGTACCGCCGACCCCGCGCGCACGCTCACCCCCGAGCGGCTGCGGCAGTGGCTCGACGAGGGCGTGACCGCCTTCGTCGCCGAGGAGACCGACACCGGCAGCCCGTGGCGGGCCCTGCGCGCCGCCATCCGTGAGGCCGGTCTCGACTGCCCCGGCGAGCTGAGCCTCGCCCTGCTCGGCAGCCCGCCCGCCGATCTCGCGGCGGAAGCGGTCCCCACCGGTTTCGACATCCCCCGGCCCCAGCTCGGCGCCGCCGCCGTACGGCTGCTCGCCGCCCTGGTCGCGGGGGAGGAGGCCGACGAACCGCTCGTCACCTGCCCCTTCAGGACCGGCGCCACGGCGGGAGCGCCGCCCCGCCGCCCCTGA
- a CDS encoding FAD-dependent oxidoreductase translates to MTSQPDILVVGGGLGGVAAALAACRAGRTVVLTEETDWIGGQLTSQAVPPDEHPWVEQFGVTASYRALREAIRGYYRDWYPLRAEAAALPGLNPGAGRVSKLCAEPRVALAALEGLLAPHRAAGRLTLLTEHRPVAAETDGDTVRSVTLEDLRGGGRRTFTAPYVLDATETGELLELAGVEYALGAESRAEFGEPHAPETADPLNQQGITFCFALSHHEGEDHTIDRPADYDFWRAYTPEFWPGPLLGFLAPDPRSLEAVPRTFVPNPDIDPLAVSADQSADAGDKELFGFRRILARRLHRDGAFDSDITLVNWPLNDYWLKPLIGAGEQTAAEAVREAKQLSLSVLYWLQTEAPRPDGGTGFPGLRLRPDVMGSEDGLAKAPYVRESRRIKAVTTVTEQDVAIDLVGPTGGTRHRDAVGVGSYRIDLHPSTGGDNYIDIGSVPFEIPLGALIPRRTRNLLPAGKNIGTTHITNGCYRLHPVEWNIGEVAGALAAHCLDEDVQPHEVQAEDKRFETFAALLDRAGVERHWPRVRGY, encoded by the coding sequence GTGACCAGCCAACCCGACATCCTCGTCGTCGGCGGCGGACTCGGCGGTGTCGCCGCCGCCCTCGCCGCCTGCCGCGCCGGCCGCACGGTCGTCCTCACCGAGGAGACCGACTGGATCGGGGGCCAGCTCACCTCCCAGGCCGTCCCACCGGACGAACACCCGTGGGTCGAGCAGTTCGGCGTCACCGCCTCCTACCGCGCGCTGCGCGAAGCGATCCGCGGCTACTACCGCGACTGGTACCCGCTGCGCGCCGAGGCCGCCGCCCTGCCCGGCCTCAACCCTGGCGCCGGCCGCGTCAGCAAGCTGTGCGCCGAGCCCCGGGTCGCGCTCGCCGCGCTGGAGGGGCTGCTCGCCCCGCACCGCGCCGCGGGCCGGCTGACCCTGCTCACCGAGCACCGCCCGGTCGCCGCCGAGACCGACGGCGACACCGTACGGTCCGTCACGCTGGAGGACCTGCGCGGCGGCGGCCGGCGCACCTTCACCGCCCCGTACGTCCTCGACGCCACCGAGACGGGCGAGTTGCTGGAGCTGGCCGGAGTCGAGTACGCGCTCGGCGCCGAGTCCCGCGCCGAGTTCGGCGAACCGCACGCCCCCGAGACGGCCGACCCGCTCAACCAGCAGGGCATCACCTTCTGCTTCGCGCTCTCCCACCACGAGGGCGAGGACCACACGATAGACAGGCCCGCCGACTACGACTTCTGGCGCGCCTACACCCCGGAGTTCTGGCCCGGCCCGCTGCTCGGCTTCCTGGCCCCCGACCCGCGCTCGCTGGAAGCGGTGCCGCGCACCTTCGTACCGAACCCGGACATCGACCCGCTCGCCGTCAGCGCCGACCAGTCCGCCGACGCGGGCGACAAGGAACTCTTCGGCTTCCGCCGCATCCTGGCCCGGAGACTGCACCGGGACGGGGCCTTCGACTCCGACATCACACTCGTCAACTGGCCCCTCAACGACTACTGGCTCAAGCCGCTGATCGGCGCCGGCGAGCAGACCGCGGCCGAAGCGGTCCGCGAGGCCAAGCAGTTGTCGCTGTCCGTCCTGTACTGGCTCCAGACCGAGGCCCCGCGCCCCGACGGCGGCACCGGCTTCCCCGGGCTGCGGCTGCGCCCCGACGTCATGGGCAGCGAGGACGGCCTCGCCAAGGCCCCCTACGTACGCGAGTCCCGCCGGATCAAGGCCGTCACGACCGTCACCGAACAGGACGTGGCGATCGACCTCGTCGGCCCCACCGGCGGCACCCGCCACCGCGACGCGGTCGGCGTCGGCAGCTACCGCATCGACCTGCACCCCTCGACCGGCGGCGACAACTACATCGACATCGGCTCCGTGCCCTTCGAGATCCCGCTCGGCGCGCTGATCCCGCGCCGCACGCGCAACCTGCTGCCCGCCGGGAAGAACATCGGCACCACCCACATCACCAACGGCTGCTACCGGCTGCACCCCGTGGAGTGGAACATCGGCGAGGTCGCCGGAGCGCTCGCCGCCCACTGCCTCGACGAGGACGTCCAACCGCACGAGGTGCAGGCCGAGGACAAGCGTTTCGAAACCTTCGCCGCCCTGCTCGACCGGGCCGGAGTCGAACGCCACTGGCCGCGGGTGCGCGGCTACTGA
- a CDS encoding hydantoinase/oxoprolinase family protein, which yields MTTHRIRVGIDVGGTFTDAVAVDATTLDLLGQVKVPTSHHHEDGVAHGIVEALDRLMEQTGHAPEDVAFLAHGTTQATNALLEGDVATVGLLGIGTGAGRAFTRRLASLAKLELSPGKRLPLIYAHIADPEDRAAVESAVDEVARGGAQVLVATQPFSVDRPEGEDAVREVAAGRGLPMTAAHDITSLYGLQKRSRTAVVNAAILPKMFATADLVDASITKAGVTAPLMVMRCDGGVMSLDEMRRRPLLTVLSGPAAGVAGALMRERVSEGVFLETGGTSTDISVVRRGKVAVRHATLLGKTSYLSALDVRTVGVGGGSMIRISGGKVTTVGPRSAHIAGLPYACFASADDLAGARLTTVRPLPEDAEDHVVLDAAGGRYALTLTCAANALGRVPEGDFARADHEVARAALAPLAAALGTDVDTAATRVLDAAIDQVRSVVDTMIDDYRLDKDTVLLVGGGGGAASVTPHLAATTGHEGRIAAHSEVISPIGVALALVREQVERIIPGANQEDILAVRSEAERAVVAQGAAADAVEVEVTVDPQTNTVRAVATGATELRTQDRAHRADDAERLRLAAESLKVPEQRVDVLAGTAAYTVYGTELRRRLRAARHPVRVVDADGVVRLHAPDARVDTTTVASAQQTLATLVDEATAYGDGGVRAPALRLLIGSRIADLSGVLDPRPLLALARTEMEGRPGDEPVVAIVEERS from the coding sequence ATGACCACCCACCGCATCCGCGTCGGCATCGACGTGGGCGGAACCTTCACCGACGCCGTGGCCGTAGACGCCACGACCCTCGACCTGCTCGGGCAGGTGAAGGTTCCCACCAGCCATCATCACGAGGACGGGGTCGCCCACGGCATCGTGGAAGCGCTCGACCGCCTGATGGAACAGACCGGACACGCCCCTGAGGACGTGGCCTTCCTGGCCCACGGCACCACACAGGCTACCAACGCCCTGCTGGAGGGCGATGTGGCCACCGTCGGACTGCTCGGCATCGGCACCGGGGCCGGGCGGGCCTTCACCCGCCGCCTCGCCTCCCTCGCCAAGCTCGAACTGTCGCCCGGCAAGCGGCTCCCGCTGATCTACGCGCACATAGCCGACCCCGAGGACCGGGCCGCCGTCGAGTCCGCCGTCGACGAGGTGGCCCGCGGCGGGGCTCAGGTCCTGGTGGCCACCCAGCCCTTCAGCGTGGACCGCCCCGAAGGCGAGGACGCGGTACGCGAGGTGGCCGCCGGGCGCGGTCTGCCGATGACCGCCGCCCACGACATCACCTCGCTCTACGGCCTCCAGAAGCGCAGCCGCACCGCCGTCGTCAACGCCGCGATCCTGCCGAAGATGTTCGCCACCGCCGACCTCGTGGATGCCTCCATCACCAAGGCGGGCGTCACCGCCCCGCTCATGGTGATGCGTTGCGACGGCGGCGTCATGTCGCTCGACGAGATGCGCCGCCGCCCCCTGCTGACCGTGCTGTCCGGCCCCGCGGCCGGTGTCGCCGGGGCGCTCATGCGCGAACGTGTCAGCGAGGGCGTCTTCCTGGAGACCGGCGGCACCTCCACCGACATCAGCGTCGTACGCCGGGGCAAGGTCGCCGTCCGCCACGCGACCCTCCTCGGCAAGACCTCCTACCTCTCCGCGCTCGACGTACGCACCGTCGGCGTCGGCGGCGGCTCGATGATCCGGATCAGCGGCGGGAAGGTCACCACCGTCGGCCCGCGCAGCGCGCACATCGCCGGACTGCCCTACGCCTGCTTCGCCTCCGCCGACGACCTCGCGGGCGCGCGGCTCACCACGGTCCGCCCGCTGCCCGAGGACGCCGAGGACCACGTCGTGCTCGACGCCGCGGGCGGCCGCTACGCGCTCACCCTGACCTGCGCCGCCAACGCCCTGGGCCGGGTCCCCGAAGGCGACTTCGCGCGCGCCGACCACGAGGTCGCCCGCGCCGCCCTCGCCCCGCTGGCCGCCGCGCTCGGCACGGACGTCGACACCGCCGCGACCCGGGTGCTCGACGCCGCGATCGACCAGGTCAGGAGCGTCGTCGACACCATGATCGACGACTACCGCCTCGACAAGGACACCGTCCTGCTCGTCGGCGGGGGAGGCGGCGCCGCCTCCGTCACCCCGCACCTGGCCGCCACCACCGGCCACGAGGGCCGAATCGCCGCGCACAGCGAGGTCATCAGCCCCATCGGGGTCGCCCTCGCCCTCGTCCGTGAACAGGTCGAGCGGATCATCCCCGGCGCGAACCAGGAGGACATCCTCGCGGTGCGCTCCGAGGCCGAACGGGCCGTCGTCGCCCAGGGCGCCGCCGCCGACGCCGTCGAGGTGGAGGTCACCGTCGACCCGCAGACCAACACCGTGCGCGCCGTCGCCACCGGCGCCACCGAACTGCGCACCCAGGACCGCGCCCACCGCGCCGACGACGCCGAACGTCTGCGGCTGGCCGCCGAGAGCCTCAAAGTCCCCGAGCAGCGGGTCGACGTCCTCGCCGGCACCGCCGCCTACACCGTCTACGGCACCGAACTGCGCCGCAGACTGCGCGCGGCGCGCCATCCCGTACGCGTCGTCGACGCCGACGGAGTGGTCCGGCTGCACGCCCCCGACGCACGCGTGGACACCACCACCGTCGCCTCCGCACAGCAGACCCTCGCCACCCTCGTAGACGAGGCCACCGCCTACGGCGACGGCGGAGTACGCGCCCCCGCGCTGCGGCTGCTCATCGGCTCCCGCATCGCCGACCTCTCCGGAGTGCTCGACCCGCGGCCGCTGCTCGCACTGGCCCGCACCGAGATGGAGGGCCGCCCCGGCGACGAGCCCGTCGTCGCGATCGTGGAGGAGCGGTCATGA